Proteins encoded within one genomic window of Bombina bombina isolate aBomBom1 chromosome 1, aBomBom1.pri, whole genome shotgun sequence:
- the LOC128645758 gene encoding BTB/POZ domain-containing protein KCTD12-like isoform X1, whose protein sequence is MALPDHANCIRHGDEMPSFPDIIELNVGGQVYITRYPTLVSVPGSLLCEMFGQKNTRLLARDSKGRFFLDRDGFLFRYVLDYMRDQQLVLPDHFPERSRLQREAEYFKLPEMVKILAPKVSKQNSVGDDPFQSDSEEQSPNAEVTRNLASVSAVLASSAANPSTMPDLRRSGFITIGYRGSYTLGRDSQTDAKFRRVARIMVCGKTSLAKEVFGDTLNESRDPDRPPERYTSRYYLKFTFLEQAFDRLADAGFHMVACNSTGTCAFAHEQTDDKIWTSYTEYVFYRE, encoded by the coding sequence ATGGCTCTCCCTGACCATGCAAACTGCATCAGACATGGGGATGAGATGCCCTCTTTTCCAGACATTATTGAGCTCAATGTGGGTGGACAAGTATACATCACTCGTTATCCCACTCTGGTGAGTGTTCCTGGTTCACTTCTGTGTGAGATGTTTGGTCAGAAGAACACTCGGCTATTAGCCAGGGACAGCAAAGGACGCTTCTTTCTAGATCGGGATGGTTTTCTCTTTCGATATGTCTTGGATTATATGAGAGATCAGCAACTGGTGCTTCCTGATCACTTTCCAGAGAGAAGTCGGCTacaaagagaggcagagtatttcAAACTTCCAGAGATGGTAAAGATCTTGGCACCTAAAGTCAGCAAGCAGAATTCAGTAGGAGATGACCCATTTCAAAGTGATTCTGAGGAGCAGTCCCCCAATGCTGAGGTTACCAGGAACTTGGCATCTGTGAGTGCAGTTCTTGCATCATCTGCTGCCAATCCCTCCACTATGCCAGACCTTCGTCGCTCTGGCTTCATTACAATTGGGTACAGAGGTTCTTATACTTTGGGCAGGGACAGTCAGACAGATGCTAAGTTTCGTAGAGTGGCACGGATCATGGTTTGTGGTAAAACATCATTAGCCAAGGAGGTCTTTGGAGACACATTAAATGAAAGTCGAGACCCTGACCGCCCCCCTGAAAGATATACATCCAGGTACTATCTGAAGTTTACATTCTTGGAACAAGCTTTCGATAGGCTCGCAGATGCAGGATTTCATATGGTGGCTTGCAACTCTACTGGAACCTGCGCCTTTGCCCATGAGCAAACAGATGATAAGATCTGGACATCTTACACTGAATACGTTTTTTATCGTGAGTGA
- the LOC128645758 gene encoding BTB/POZ domain-containing protein KCTD12-like isoform X2 yields MALKETVYTIFHITTSFPDIIELNVGGQVYITRYPTLVSVPGSLLCEMFGQKNTRLLARDSKGRFFLDRDGFLFRYVLDYMRDQQLVLPDHFPERSRLQREAEYFKLPEMVKILAPKVSKQNSVGDDPFQSDSEEQSPNAEVTRNLASVSAVLASSAANPSTMPDLRRSGFITIGYRGSYTLGRDSQTDAKFRRVARIMVCGKTSLAKEVFGDTLNESRDPDRPPERYTSRYYLKFTFLEQAFDRLADAGFHMVACNSTGTCAFAHEQTDDKIWTSYTEYVFYRE; encoded by the coding sequence CCTCTTTTCCAGACATTATTGAGCTCAATGTGGGTGGACAAGTATACATCACTCGTTATCCCACTCTGGTGAGTGTTCCTGGTTCACTTCTGTGTGAGATGTTTGGTCAGAAGAACACTCGGCTATTAGCCAGGGACAGCAAAGGACGCTTCTTTCTAGATCGGGATGGTTTTCTCTTTCGATATGTCTTGGATTATATGAGAGATCAGCAACTGGTGCTTCCTGATCACTTTCCAGAGAGAAGTCGGCTacaaagagaggcagagtatttcAAACTTCCAGAGATGGTAAAGATCTTGGCACCTAAAGTCAGCAAGCAGAATTCAGTAGGAGATGACCCATTTCAAAGTGATTCTGAGGAGCAGTCCCCCAATGCTGAGGTTACCAGGAACTTGGCATCTGTGAGTGCAGTTCTTGCATCATCTGCTGCCAATCCCTCCACTATGCCAGACCTTCGTCGCTCTGGCTTCATTACAATTGGGTACAGAGGTTCTTATACTTTGGGCAGGGACAGTCAGACAGATGCTAAGTTTCGTAGAGTGGCACGGATCATGGTTTGTGGTAAAACATCATTAGCCAAGGAGGTCTTTGGAGACACATTAAATGAAAGTCGAGACCCTGACCGCCCCCCTGAAAGATATACATCCAGGTACTATCTGAAGTTTACATTCTTGGAACAAGCTTTCGATAGGCTCGCAGATGCAGGATTTCATATGGTGGCTTGCAACTCTACTGGAACCTGCGCCTTTGCCCATGAGCAAACAGATGATAAGATCTGGACATCTTACACTGAATACGTTTTTTATCGTGAGTGA